A portion of the Oncorhynchus gorbuscha isolate QuinsamMale2020 ecotype Even-year linkage group LG07, OgorEven_v1.0, whole genome shotgun sequence genome contains these proteins:
- the LOC124039271 gene encoding cholesterol 25-hydroxylase-like protein → MLLQSLWDFILGYNAWLRSPFFPVLFSLSVYLTFCLPFVVLDLLSPRLAWIRTFKIQQKSHVSWTMMWSCLAHSLYNHVVFLFPLTVLHWFWRPATFMPEAPGTLRLICDVVACLLLFDFQYFIWHLLHHKVPWLYRTFHKVHHKHTSTFALTTEYSGAWETLSLGFFAGVNPLLLGCHPLTEMLFYVLNIWLSVEDHCGYDLPWSTHRLVPFGLYGGAPHHDLHHLKFKSNYAPYFTHWDRVFGTLHKHSD, encoded by the coding sequence ATGCTTCTACAGAGCCTATGGGACTTCATCCTGGGATATAATGCCTGGCTCAGATCACCTTTCTTCCCTGTGCTTTTCTCCCTCAGCGTCTACCTCACTTTCTGCCTGCCCTTCGTGGTGCTGGACCTCCTCTCCCCCAGGCTGGCCTGGATCAGGACCTTTAAGATCCAGCAGAAGAGCCACGTCTCCTGGACCATGATGTGGAGCTGCCTGGCTCACTCCCTCTACAACCATGTAGTGTTCCTCTTCCCTCTCACTGTGCTGCACTGGTTCTGGAGACCAGCCACCTTCATGCCCGAGGCCCCCGGAACGCTGCGTCTCATCTGTGACGTGGTCGCCTGCCTCCTGCTGTTCGACTTCCAATACTTCATCTGGCATCTGTTGCACCATAAGGTGCCCTGGCTCTACCGGACGTTCCACAAGGTGCACCACAAGCACACATCCACCTTCGCCCTGACCACTGAGTACTCTGGGGCCTGGGAAACCCTGTCTCTGGGATTCTTCGCTGGGGTCAACCCTCTGCTGCTGGGCTGCCACCCCCTGACAGAGATGCTCTTCTATGTTCTGAATATCTGGCTTTCTGTGGAGGACCACTGTGGCTATGACCTGCCCTGGTCCACACATAGACTGGTGCCCTTTGGGCTCTATGGTGGAGCTCCGCACCACGACCTGCACCATCTGAAGTTCAAGTCCAACTATGCTCCGTACTTCACACACTGGGACAGGGTTTTTGGGACATTGCACAAGCATTCAGACTGA